The sequence GCCCCGACCGGACCGGGTAGTGCTTCTCGAGGTCCCGGACTTCGAGGAGCGGCGCGTCAGTCATCGCTCACCCCCAGCTCCGGGGGGAGCGCGTGGTCCTCGCCGTAGAGCAGACAGGCGACCCCGTGGTCGGTCGCACCCGCATCGGTGTCCCCCTCCGGACCTCCCTGCCCTCCGCTGTCGGTGTCGGCACGGCCCCCGTCGACGGCCCGGAACGCGGGCTGGTTGCCCCCGATACAGTCGTCGACCGCGTGCGGACAGCGCGGGTGGAACCGGCAGCCGTCGGGCGGGTCGGTCGGCTCCGGGATCGACCCGCCGATGGTCTCCAGCGCCGCGCCGCGCCCCGGGAGACAGGCCAGCAGCGCCCGCGTGTACGGATGGGCCGGGTCGTCGAACAGGTCGTGGACGCCGGCCGTCTCCATCACCTTCCCGGCGTACGTGACGACGACGCGGTCGGCGATCTCCGCGACGACGCCCAGGTCGTGGGTGACGAACAGAAGCGCCATCCCGCGCTCGGCCTGCAGGTCCGCGAGGAGGTTCAATACCTGGCGCTGGATGGTCACGTCCAGCGCCGTCGTCGGCTCGTCGGCGATCAGCAGGTCGGGGTCGGCCGCCAGGGCCATCGCGACGACGACCCGCTGTTTCATCCCGCCGGAGAACTGGTGGGGGTAGTCGTCGAACCGCGCCGCGGCCTCGCCGATCCCGACGCGGTCGAGCAGCGCGACGGCCTCCTCGCGGGCGGCCGCCTTCGACACGTCGCGGTGGATGCGGATCGCCTCGACGACCTGCTCCCCCACGGTGTAGACGGGGTCCAGGGCGTCCTGGGGGTTCTGGAAGACGTGGCCGATGCGCCCGCCGCGGTAGGATTCGAGCTCCGAGACCGAGCAGTCGGTGAGGTCGGTCCCGTCGAAGCGGATCTCCCCGTCGACGGCGGCGGAGTCGGGGAGCAACCGGGTGATCGACTCGCAGGCGACGGTCTTGCCCGACCCGGACTCGCCGACGAGACACACCGTCTCGCCCTCGCCCACGTCGAAGTCGACGCCGTCGACCGCGCGGACGACGCCCTCGTCGGTGTCGAAGCGGACCCGCAGGTCGCGGACGTCGAGGAGCGGGTCGGCCATCTACCGCACCTCCTCCCGGGGATCGAGCACGTCCCGGACCGTGTCGCCGAAGACGTTGAACGAGACGACCAGCCCGACCAGCAGGAGGACGGCGGGGACCGAGGTCCACCACTGGACGTGCCAGGGCATGTGCCGGCCCTGCAGGCTGACCCGGAGCAGTTCGCCGAACGAGGCCGGCCGCGTCGAGTTGAGCGCGAGGTACGCGAGGCCGACCTGCGCGAGCACGAGCAGGGGGATCCGCCGCGTGAGCGCGGTGACGATGGTGGCCGTCGAGTTCGGGACGACGTGGCGGCGGACCACGTGCAGGTCGCTCGCGCCGGCCGCCCTCGCGGCGCGGACGTACCCCTCGCTCCGCCGCTGCATCGCCTCGCCGCGGACCAGCCGGGCGATCCCGCCCCAGTCGAGCAGCCCGAACACGAGCACGAACGCGAACGCGCCGCCGTCGGAGATGCCCTCGACGTTGCCGAAAAACAGCGTCGCGAGGACGATGTAGACGACGATCGCCGGGATCGTCTGCTGGACGTCGACGTAGCGCATCACCAGGTCGTCGACCCACCCGCCGTAGTAGCCGGCGACCGTCCCCACCGTCGTCGCAACGGCGGCCATCACCACCGCGGTTGCGACGCCGACCTTGACCGCGACGTGCATCCCGCCGATGAGTCCCTCGACGACGTTCTCGCCGATGCGGTTCGTCCCGAGCGGGTACTGCCAGGTGCCCCGACAGACGCCGTCGACGACCGGGCCGACGCAGGAGTAGCCGTCGGTGGCGCCCATGTTTACACCGGCGAACACCGGCGGCTGGAGCCGCGCGTCGAGCTTCGCGTAGGTGAACTGGAACAGTTCCGGCCCGAGCACGCCGAGCAGGGCGAACAGGACGAGGTACCCGAGCGCGAGGACGCCCGCGGGCCGGGCGAGGAACGCCCGGACGTGCCGGGCGGTCCGGTCGCGGTCGGCCACCAGCGGGACGAGGACGTACCGGGCGAGGACGACCAGCGCGGCGACGACCAGCCAGCCCGACCGGTTCACGTCCCACCCGACCAACGGGATCGTCTTCTCGGGTTCGACCACCAGGTCGTAGGCGAGCAGGCCGACAACCGCCAGCAACGCGAGCGCGAACCCGGTCGTCCTCGCGGACGGCCGCCGCCGGCCGGGCGCCGTCGCGTCCCAGTCGACCCGCGCGAACTCCGGGGGATCGGAATCGCTGGAGGGCATGCCCACTCATGGCACACCCGGCCAAATCAAATTTTATACCGTGTGATGACAAAACACGGCACGACAGATGGCCCCGCTACCGTCCGCACGCAACGGTCCCTCCTGCCCCGGTTTCGCCGCGAATCGGCCCGTCCCCCCGGTGTTCCCCTCGGAGGAGGGACGGGTCCGATGAGCTACGCACGGTATCTCCTCCGGCGCGCCGCCTTCGCCGTCCTGTCCGCGTATCTGGTCGTGACGATCACCTTCTTCGTCATCGCGAGTACGGTCAGGCTGCGGCTGCAACAGCGCCTCGCGCTCGCGTCGTGGGGAGGGGCGACCGAGGAGGAACTCGAATCGATCCGGGAGGGGTTCGTCGCCGCGCGGGACCTCGACACGCCGATGCACGAGCGCTACGTCGGCTGGCTGGTCGACGTGACCACCCTCGACTGGGGGTATTCGTTCGCCTACGGCCGCCCGGTGATCGCGGTCCTCGACGGCCGCGTCCAGGCGACGCTCGGCTACGTCCTCCCGGGCGTCGCCGTCGCGGTCCTGGCGGGCGTGCTGCTGGGGCTGTTCGCCGCGCTCGCGAAGGACGGCGCCTTCGACTGGTCGGTCCGCCTGGTCGCCTACGCGCTGTTCGGCGTCCCGGTGTTCATGTTCGTGATCTACCTCCGGTACCTCTCCGGCGAGGGGATCATCCCCGTCGGCCTCGGCCGCTGGGCGCTCGCGACGACCGCCGTCGCGGCGAGCCTGCTGGCCGGACAGGTCAGGTTCGCTCGCGCGTCCGCGCTCGAACAGACCGGTCGGGCGTTCGTGAAGATGCTCCGCGCGAAAGGCGCCGACCGCCTCCGCCTGGCGCGTCACGTCCTCCGGAACGCGGCGATCCCGATCGTCTCGCTGTCGATGACGGAGCTGCTGGCCGTCCTCGTGTTGAACATCTACATCATCGAGGCGGTCGTCGGGATCCCCGGCCTCGCCGAGGCGAGCCTGCGCGCCATCCGCGAGAGCGACACCGCCCTGGTCATCTGGACGACGCTGGTCGTCGTCTTCATCGGGATCACCGGCAACTTCCTCCAGGACGTGCTCTACGGCTCGCTCGACCCCCGGGTCCGGACCGAGACCGAGCGCCAGTGAAGACGGGGTCGACACCGACCGAACCGGACGACCCGTCGGGAAACGGGCCTCAGCCGCGCTCGACGAACACCGCGTCGGCCGACGTGTGTCCCCTGTTGAACGACACCACCTTCGCGCGGATGGGGTCGCCGACGGAAACCCCGGAGGGAACGTCCTCGACGAACAGGACGAACCCCTCGACTTTGCCGACCGCGACCGTCCCGCCCGAGTGGTGGTCCGAGAACTCGGTCACCCCGACCGTGTATGACTCACCGATCTCGACGGGTGGCTCCCGCTCCTGTGCCGCCTCGTGGGCCCGCTCGGACGCTCGACTCTCCGACGACCGACGACGCCGAACCGCGATCGCGGCGAGCGACACCACCACGAGGCCCGTCCCGGCGGCGATCCAGACGTACTCCATGCCCGGCCCTCTCCGCGGACCGGCATGAAATCTGTGGTGTCGCGAACGGAGCGACGGGACACCTCCTCGAACCGGGGCTCCGACGATCGTTCCGGGAACTATATATCAGATTTCTGTCCTTCGAAATGAAGGGAAACGCATCGTTTGTTCCGGCCGACGATCCGATCGGTTCGTCGGCGAGCGATCGACCCGTGTTCGGGCTGTAAGGACGAGAATGTCCGGGTCTGACCAGCTGCGGCCGATACAGTCGGTTCACACGCGATCACTCGACCCGAACCCTCCGATCGGCACTCTCCCCGTCGATTTGCGGTTTTCTTCCCTCGATAGCTGCCGATCTAGGTCACCACGCCGGATAGATGTCTGTCGGTATCTGAATATAGTATCAGACAGGGATCGGATACGCGACAGTCACGACCGGGTGATCCTCCGAGAGCCGTTCCCTGCCCGGCATCGCCCCCCTTACAGTCGTATCTCTGTAATTTACGGTCGTCTCTCCGCGATCCGGGCGACCGGTCGCTCGGGTACCGGCGGATCGCTCGGGGAGTTCGCGCGAAGGAGAAGGGGCGAATGCGACGGGGACGAACGCTCGACGACAGTGGGTAACCGGAGTCTCGGAGCGAGTAATCGGACCGTGTGCTCCGCTGTTGCGAGTAACGGTGACTTTCCCCGTCGGGAGCGAAAGAACGGTATCGCCGGTTTATCACGACCCGCCTCGTAGGATGGACCGCGACGCAGGCGACGCGCCCCAGCGAGACACACCATGAGTTTACACGAAATCTCGGGCGGACGGGATTCGAATCGCGAACGCAACGATTTCCCTCGGGACAGCCCGGAGGCGAGCGGTCAGAGCGACCGCGCCGCCGCTCCGGAAGCGGCCAGCCACCGGTCGCCATCGAGCGGTGGACCCGACGGATCGACCGGAGCCGACACCGGGGAGTCTACCGTCAGCGCCGGCGAACGAGCGACTCCCGACGCGGCCGACGAGCGGGAGCCCGGACCGGCGACCGCCGAGGGACGCTCCGCCGACGCGGGCCCGACGGAACCCGTCGCGTACGTCCATCCGCTCGAGGAGTACGAGCGTTCGAAACCGGACGGCGCCCGGGAGAGCATCGGAATGCAGTCCCAGATGGGACGGTCTTCGACCGACCGTTCGTCGGCTCCTTCCTCGGGACTCCCCTCGGAGATCGCCCGGTTGCAGTCCTCCCGCGCCGACGAGGCGCAAGATTCCGACGGTTACGATCCGGCGTGTGCACAGGCCTCCTGGTTTCTCGCGATCCGCCAGCGAACGGACGTGCGTGTGCTCAGGGCTGACTCCGGCGACGAGTAGGAAGGACCCGACGCGCAGGGATCACGGCCCGTCGAACACCTGACCGGTCACCCGACATCGACTCTTAGCTCGACAGCCGTCCGTGCAGTTGTCGGCCCCCGGGGGGAATCGCCAGACCGCTCCGGAGGACCGACGCCAACTTCACGGACACCGTGTTTCCGGTGAACCGAGGGTGAGGATAGTCGAACCGCCGTTCGGGGACACCGGATTTCCGGTGAAACCCGAGTAACAGCCCGTTACTCGACCGAAACACACCGGATTTCCGGTGAATCGGGCAGTAATGTGGGATTAGTGGAACGAACGGGTGGTAGGCCGGACAGTCAGTGGACGGGACCAAGGAGGGGAGCCGACGGGACAGGACGGGTGCACAGAGACAGCCGGTGCCTCACTCGATCGTGTCGGCCAGCACGTCGCGAACGACCTCGGGGTCCTCCAGGAGTTTGTGGTTCGTGTAACTGCCTTCCGCACTCCCGCCGCTGTGGCGGGACTGCTCGATGATGTCGAGGAAGGCGTGTTCCTTCAGCAGGTCGCGAACTCGCCGCAGCGAGAGCGTGTCCGAGCTCTCCTGGCGGCAGATCTCCTTGTAGACGTCGTAGACTTCGGTCGTTCGGAACCCGTCCTGGTTGTCCTCGTTGAGCGAGAGGACCGTCAGCGCCTGGAGGACGTACCGGGAGTGGGGCGTCGAGCCGCGGATGAGCTCGCGGAACCGGTCGGTCTCGGCCCGTTCGCGGGCGTCGACGACGAACTCCTCGGTGACGCGGTCGGCCCCGCGTGACTGTGCGATCTCGCCGGCGTACCGCAGGATATCGATAGCCTGCCGGGCGTCACCGTGCTCGCGGGCGGCGAGCGCCGACGCCTTCGGGATGACGCCGTCCTCGAGGACGCCGTCCCGGAAGGCGTCCCGCCGGGCCTCCATGATCCGGTTGAGCTGGGTGCCGTCGTACGGCGGGAAGACGAACTCCCGCTCGCAGAGGCTCGACTTGACCCGCTCGTTGAGCTGCTCTTCCTTGTACTTGATCTTGTTGCTGATGCCGATGACGCCGATCTTGCAGCCCTCGATCTTGCCGGCCTCGCCGGCGCGGGAGAGCTGCATCAGAATGTCGTCGTCCTCCAGTTTGTCGATCTCGTCGAGGATGACGAGGACCACGTCGTAGCACTCGTCGAGGATCCGCCAGAGCCGCTTGTAGTACGTCGAGGTGGCGATCCCCTTGTCGGGGATCTTGATGTCGGTCCGCGACCGGTCGTTGAGCGTCGCGGCGATGGTCTGGACCGCCTGCGTCTCCGTGGAGTCCTGGGCGCAGTCGACGTAGGCGAACGTCGCGGCCACTCCCTCGTCGTTCGCCGTCGACGTGAGCCGTCGCGAGACGTGTTTCGCACAGAGGGATTTCCCGGTGCCCGTCTTGCCGTAGATGAGTACGTTGCTCGGGCTCTGTCCGAAGATGGCGGGATTGACGGCGTTCGCGAGGTTCTGGATCTCCTCGTCGCGGCCGACGATCCGGCCCTCGTCCGGAAGGTGGTTGATCTCGAGCAGTTCCTTCTGGACGAAAATCGGGTCTTCCCTGATGAACAGATCGTCGGAGCCTGACATGCGATTGTGACACCGTGTTTCCGGTGAAATCACTTTATTCTTTCCTAGAGCGCGGAAATTCGGTGGGGGATGGGTGAGGAGAGTGGTGAGACACACACACCGGGTTTCCGGTGAAACGGGGGATCGGGGTGGGGGAGGGGTGCAGTTGAAACGGGGGTTCGGGACCGGGCCCGGACCCGAACAGGTCCGTGAAGTCCACGAAGGACAGCACGACGCGCGACGCGAAGGACAGCACGACGCGCGACGCGAAGGACAGCACGACGCGCGACGCGAAGGACAGCATGGATTCGACCGAACTCCACGACGGCTACGCGAGTACAATAGATTCGGCCAGTACAATCGTCAGCGGTGGCTGAACATCCGTGGGGACGGTAAAACGAGAGCATTCCAGTGAATGCCGCAGTGTTGACTGCGAGCAAGAAGAGGGACTGCGAGTAAAAAGAGGAACTGCGAGCAGGAAGAGGGACTGCGAGCAAGAAGAGGGACTGCGAGGGAACACCGGAACTGGTGGCGGAGATCAACTCGAATAGAAGTTGAATCTCCGAGATCGACGGAATAGGCATCGACGACGATCCGGCGATAGGTGAAGAGCAGTTCACCGGAAACCCGGTGTGCCACCACTCAACCGCTACGGTATCACGATTGATGGAATCAAACCACGAGAGAGTGATACACGAGGAAGAGGAAGATAGCGACACCGAGCACTCAGCTGAGAGAGACCGACAGGGAGTCGAAGACTGGTCTAACTGTATCTCGATGGGCTGTTCTACCTCGTTTCCCGTGGACTGCCCTCTGGACTCCACATTATTATATTATTATTATTAAACCTTTCTATAGTGTTAGTTAGTGTGTGAGTAGAGTATCTCAAGGTGGCGTTTTCAGCAACCGCTAAGAGATAGGTCAGTCCTTTATACTCTATCCGGTGTTGTCACAGTCATTCGAGTATTTTCACGGGCCGCTCACGGTCAGGCGGAGCGTCGATTGTCGGTCGACCCGTCTCCATCCCACAACACGTCTGTAGAGTCGCTGTCTAGCGAGATTCGGGACCCCGTGGAAACGACTCGAACTCCCCCGTCCCCTTCGCAGCCCGCCAAGCTAACCCCACCTGCTCCCCCGTTTCACCGGAAACCCGGTGTGTGTGTCTCGTCCTGTAACCGACTCGTCAGGGGTCCAGGATCTGGACCTCGTCAGACTCGTCACCGTGGCCCGTTCGTGATGACTCCCTACCGAAGACTCGTCGCCACGGTAGCGCGAACTAACCGGTCGACGGCGCTCGCCCGACTTACTGATTTTCGACGTACTCCTTCCGGAGGGTCCCATCGTCGTCGCGGTAGTATCTGTACTCGTACGGGCCGTGCATATCGCTCTCCGCGCCCGAGGCGCACTTGCAGCCGTCTTTCCCGCACTTCACGAGTTCCTCGACGACGTATCCGTCCGGGCCGTCGTCGACGACCGTCGCGTCGTCGGGTAGATCGTCCGACTCGACCGGCCGCTCCCGCTCGGCGATCAGTTCCTCGACGAACTCTCGCGTCGCCTTCAGTGTCGACGCGTCCTGCTTCGGGAGCCCCTCGGCGAGGTACTTCGGCAACGACGGTGGGGGTGAGATATCGCCCGCCATGTCTTATGTAACATTATGCCCTCCAGAACCAAGAATATTGTTACATAAGAATCCCGGCGACCAGGAACGGCCCAACGCCGGATCGGGGAGGGTTACCTCGAGAGTAGGGTCGCGTTTTCCGGCCGAATACGGGCGCTTCGCGGTCGAATACGGCGAAAAACCGAAGTAAGGCCGGGTTAGCGGAGGAAACTATCGACCGGTATTTGTGGCCGATCGGTGAACCGTCGGACGGGTAGCGACCCGGACAGAACCATGACACAGCACCTCTCACAGACGGAACAGGGGCAGTACGCACAGTCGGCCAATCAGCAGCCCACCACACAGCAGATGCAACCGACACAGGGGTCGATGCAGTCCGCCGGCGGATCGATGGGATCGGCCGGGATGCAGTCGACAGGCATGCAGTCGGGCGGGATGCAGACCGGCGGGACGCTGCCCCAGCAGTACCGTACGTCGCTCGCGAGCGTGGCCGAGGCGGTACAGGTCTGCGGCTGGTGTGCCGACCAGTGCATCCAGGAGGCGGACCCGATGATGACGGAGTGCATCCGTCTCTGTGAGGACGTCGTCGAGCTCGGTGAGGCCGTGCTCGCGACGGTACCGCGCAACTCGCGGTTCGCCGGGGAACTCGTCGAGACCTTCCAGCGGGCGGCCCAGGCGTGCGCCCAGGAGTGCAGTCAGCACCAGCACTCGCACTGCCAGGAGTGTGCGTCCGTCCTCGGAGAGACGCTCACCGCGACAGAGCAGCTGACCGGCGCGGGCTCACAGCAGCGGATGTGACACCGCGGAACGCGGGGTCGTCTCCGCCTGATCCGTTCTCTCTGATCCGTTCTCTCCCTCTCGAGGGGGCCGCAGCTACCGCGTTCACTCCCTCTTTTCGCGACGGGTTCGCGTCCCGACCCACGCGCCGAGGGTGATCCCGTAGAGGACGTGCCCGACGTGGAAGGCGAACCTGTCGTCGGGCTCGGTGCGCAGGAGCCGACCGAGGACGAGCCGCTCGCCGACGACGGACAGCGCGACGCCGTAGAGCAGTCCGGCCATCGTCACGGTGATCTCGCCCGAGCGCTCGGGGGGTCCGCTCACGCTGTCGGCCAGGAACGACTGCGTCCGCTCGCGGTCGAGCGACGCGCGGCCGGAGACCAGCGCGCCGAAGGCGCCGCCGGCACCGATCCCGTAGGCGACGTGGAGTACGAGCGCCGCGAGCGGGTGGTCCTGTGGTCGCCCGCCCGCGACGAACGTCGCCCAGAACTCCGCCGACGGCGGGAGCGACCGAGTCACCGGGAGGCGGTAGACGGTCATCACGAGCGTCGCGAGCGCGCCGCCCTCCATACCGCGACGGATCCGGCCAGTCACGTCCGAACCCTCCGGTGCGGCAGCGTCGTTCGCGTCGGTTCCCTCTCGATGCCGGTCGCCAAGTGCGGTGAACGTTCGACCCATGTTCTGTCTCATACATGGCAACAGTGTGGGTAAGCGCACGGCGCGCGATGTCCGGGGGTTCCCGGGTATTTCAATGCCTTACCGTCTAGGGCGGCCTTTCCGCGGACCGGTTCGATGGAGCGAGTCGGCAATACTTACGCGTCGGGATCGAACGATCGGGTGGCGATCTCCAATGAGCGACAGTGAAGTCTACGACCAACAGGAGCAACGCGAGGACGACCACGACAGGCGGGAAGTCGACACGAACCCGACGGAGGCCGGCAAGTGGGTGTCCGCCCTGGTAGCCCTGCTCGGGCTGTGGATGCTCGCCGAGGCGTTCATCCTCAACCCGGTCGCGGGGAACTTCTGGAGCGACATCATCGTCGGGGCGGCGCTGGTCGTCCTCGGCGGGTACAACTTCTACCGCCGTTCGAACGAGCAGCTGGGCAGCGTCGGCGTCGGCGCGTTCGTCGCGCTGCTGGGCCTCTGGCTGATCGCGACGCCGTTCATCCTCGGCTCGACCGAGGGGTTCGCGGCCGTCGAGACGGATCTGGAGTTCTGGAACGACATCGTCGTCGGACTCCTGGTGTTCGTCCTCGGCGCCT comes from Halosimplex halophilum and encodes:
- a CDS encoding ABC transporter ATP-binding protein, with product MADPLLDVRDLRVRFDTDEGVVRAVDGVDFDVGEGETVCLVGESGSGKTVACESITRLLPDSAAVDGEIRFDGTDLTDCSVSELESYRGGRIGHVFQNPQDALDPVYTVGEQVVEAIRIHRDVSKAAAREEAVALLDRVGIGEAAARFDDYPHQFSGGMKQRVVVAMALAADPDLLIADEPTTALDVTIQRQVLNLLADLQAERGMALLFVTHDLGVVAEIADRVVVTYAGKVMETAGVHDLFDDPAHPYTRALLACLPGRGAALETIGGSIPEPTDPPDGCRFHPRCPHAVDDCIGGNQPAFRAVDGGRADTDSGGQGGPEGDTDAGATDHGVACLLYGEDHALPPELGVSDD
- a CDS encoding ABC transporter permease, which gives rise to MPSSDSDPPEFARVDWDATAPGRRRPSARTTGFALALLAVVGLLAYDLVVEPEKTIPLVGWDVNRSGWLVVAALVVLARYVLVPLVADRDRTARHVRAFLARPAGVLALGYLVLFALLGVLGPELFQFTYAKLDARLQPPVFAGVNMGATDGYSCVGPVVDGVCRGTWQYPLGTNRIGENVVEGLIGGMHVAVKVGVATAVVMAAVATTVGTVAGYYGGWVDDLVMRYVDVQQTIPAIVVYIVLATLFFGNVEGISDGGAFAFVLVFGLLDWGGIARLVRGEAMQRRSEGYVRAARAAGASDLHVVRRHVVPNSTATIVTALTRRIPLLVLAQVGLAYLALNSTRPASFGELLRVSLQGRHMPWHVQWWTSVPAVLLLVGLVVSFNVFGDTVRDVLDPREEVR
- a CDS encoding ABC transporter permease — its product is MSYARYLLRRAAFAVLSAYLVVTITFFVIASTVRLRLQQRLALASWGGATEEELESIREGFVAARDLDTPMHERYVGWLVDVTTLDWGYSFAYGRPVIAVLDGRVQATLGYVLPGVAVAVLAGVLLGLFAALAKDGAFDWSVRLVAYALFGVPVFMFVIYLRYLSGEGIIPVGLGRWALATTAVAASLLAGQVRFARASALEQTGRAFVKMLRAKGADRLRLARHVLRNAAIPIVSLSMTELLAVLVLNIYIIEAVVGIPGLAEASLRAIRESDTALVIWTTLVVVFIGITGNFLQDVLYGSLDPRVRTETERQ
- a CDS encoding TRAM domain-containing protein, producing the protein MEYVWIAAGTGLVVVSLAAIAVRRRRSSESRASERAHEAAQEREPPVEIGESYTVGVTEFSDHHSGGTVAVGKVEGFVLFVEDVPSGVSVGDPIRAKVVSFNRGHTSADAVFVERG
- a CDS encoding Cdc6/Cdc18 family protein, whose translation is MSGSDDLFIREDPIFVQKELLEINHLPDEGRIVGRDEEIQNLANAVNPAIFGQSPSNVLIYGKTGTGKSLCAKHVSRRLTSTANDEGVAATFAYVDCAQDSTETQAVQTIAATLNDRSRTDIKIPDKGIATSTYYKRLWRILDECYDVVLVILDEIDKLEDDDILMQLSRAGEAGKIEGCKIGVIGISNKIKYKEEQLNERVKSSLCEREFVFPPYDGTQLNRIMEARRDAFRDGVLEDGVIPKASALAAREHGDARQAIDILRYAGEIAQSRGADRVTEEFVVDARERAETDRFRELIRGSTPHSRYVLQALTVLSLNEDNQDGFRTTEVYDVYKEICRQESSDTLSLRRVRDLLKEHAFLDIIEQSRHSGGSAEGSYTNHKLLEDPEVVRDVLADTIE
- a CDS encoding DUF6788 family protein, coding for MAGDISPPPSLPKYLAEGLPKQDASTLKATREFVEELIAERERPVESDDLPDDATVVDDGPDGYVVEELVKCGKDGCKCASGAESDMHGPYEYRYYRDDDGTLRKEYVENQ
- a CDS encoding four-helix bundle copper-binding protein; this translates as MTQHLSQTEQGQYAQSANQQPTTQQMQPTQGSMQSAGGSMGSAGMQSTGMQSGGMQTGGTLPQQYRTSLASVAEAVQVCGWCADQCIQEADPMMTECIRLCEDVVELGEAVLATVPRNSRFAGELVETFQRAAQACAQECSQHQHSHCQECASVLGETLTATEQLTGAGSQQRM
- a CDS encoding SPW repeat protein, whose translation is MSDSEVYDQQEQREDDHDRREVDTNPTEAGKWVSALVALLGLWMLAEAFILNPVAGNFWSDIIVGAALVVLGGYNFYRRSNEQLGSVGVGAFVALLGLWLIATPFILGSTEGFAAVETDLEFWNDIVVGLLVFVLGAYSAYEARDTDVATPTART